In the Quercus lobata isolate SW786 chromosome 5, ValleyOak3.0 Primary Assembly, whole genome shotgun sequence genome, one interval contains:
- the LOC115989913 gene encoding putative F-box/LRR-repeat protein At3g18150, whose amino-acid sequence MDRISELPEPILQHILSFLPFKQVFQCAILAKRWKHVWSTFPILRFDHTYFNSLSKIARGRDVWLKRGDLYSFVEQNLESRRKQRLLVKNFTLSDRLGRQKSASRVDRWLSFALESNVEELNLDFERFASVCYCLPQSVLLSKSLRLLSLHRCKFDTSSTGGLINMSSLRKVCLVEVHMDNQFLQSLVVGCPALEDMNLKWCYGLKGIELLCHHGLMAVGIEENRDLERVELEAPNLCSVHIVQTSCEINLNLVEVKLDAPKLCRFDHYTRSVISLSSLNALNLSVATYGMISRDDPWNVKKIEFLSKLSNSKLLSLSLQSAENAIMPKRLRKTVSSPTYNVKHLHLILSSPMSFTRYAIGELVDSLLWISPLLDSLTIEAGSIYKPDDYDKISFKLSYEKPVYKGENSSCCKFLPFPCWRHCLKTVEIDNRRGSADKEILSNYFFENAKTLENFQFLVGGKKIIDDGTFGTPEYWTFEGVPLKKSAYIPDCKMIKHLKSLYYLDLLNLENQNNPMKPVISLAMFGRSD is encoded by the exons ATGGACCGTATATCAGAATTGCCAGAACCTATTCTACAACACATCCTCTCCTTCCTTCCAtttaaacaagtttttcaatGTGCAATATTGGCCAAAAGGTGGAAACATGTGTGGTCTACTTTCCCAATTCTTCGGTTTGATCATACCTATTTCAACTCGTTATCAAAAATCGCGAGAGGCCGGGATGTCTGGCTGAAGAGAGGGGACTTGTACAGTTTTGTGGAGCAGAATTTAGAGAGCCGACGAAAGCAGAGGCTTCTTGTAAAGAATTTTACACTTAGCGACCGCTTGGGTAGACAGAAATCAGCGTCTCGCGTTGACCGTTGGCTTAGCTTTGCACTTGAGAGTAACGTGGAAGAGCTGAATCTTGATTTTGAAAGGTTTGCTAGTGTATGTTATTGCTTGCCTCAGAGTGTTCTGCTTTCTAAATCATTGCGTTTGTTAAGTTTACATCGCTGTAAGTTCGATACAAGTAGTACTGGTGGTCTTATAAACATGTCCTCTTTAAGAAAAGTGTGTTTAGTTGAAGTTCATATGGATAATCAGTTTTTACAAAGCCTAGTTGTTGGGTGTCCTGCGCTAGAAGACATGAATTTGAAATGGTGTTATGGTTTGAAAGGTATAGAATTGTTATGTCATCATGGATTAATGGCTGTTGGCATTGAAGAAAATCGTGACCTCGAGAGAGTTGAGTTGGAAGCACCAAATCTTTGTAGTGTTCATATAGTTCAGACATCTTGTGAGATTAACCTG AATCTAGTTGAAGTCAAGCTTGATGCTCCTAAATTATGTAGATTCGATCATTATACTCGTTCTGTAATATCGTTATCATCATTGAATGCTTTGAATCTGTCGGTGGCTACTTATGGCATGATTAGTCGTGATGATCCTTGGAATGTTAAGAAGATTGAATTCCTCTCAAAGCTGAGTAATTCAAAGTTATTGAGTTTGTCACTTCAGTCGGCCGAG AATGCGATTATGCCAAAAAGATTGAGAAAAACTGTATCATCACCAACATATAATGTCAAGCACCTGCATTTGATTTTATCTTCTCCAATGTCATTTACAAGATATGCAATTGGCGAACTTGTGGATAGCTTGCTCTGGATTTCTCCTCTTCTGGACTCTCTAACAATAGAAGCCGGCTCCATTTATAAGCCAGATGATTATGACAAAATATCTTTCAAg CTGTCATATGAAAAGCCTGTTTATAAAGGGGAGAATTCTAGCTGTTGCAAATTCCTTCCATTTCCATGTTGGAGGCATTGCTTGAAGACCGTTGAGATTGACAATCGTAGAGGAAGTGCAGATAAAGAAATCCTAagcaattatttttttgagaatgcaAAAACCTTGGAGAATTTCCAGTTTCTTGTTGGTG GAAAGAAGATCATCGATGATGGGACTTTTGGGACACCAGAATATTGGACCTTTGA GGGAGTTCCCCTTAAAAAATCTGCATATATACCTGATTGTAAAATGATTAAACACCTTAAATCCCTCTACTATCTAGATCTGTTGAATCTAGAAAACCAAAATAATCCAATGAAGCCAGTCATTTCTTTGGCTATGTTTG GTAGGTCGGATTAA